A segment of the Nasonia vitripennis strain AsymCx chromosome 2, Nvit_psr_1.1, whole genome shotgun sequence genome:
GCGCGCGTTCCAGAAATGACCTAGCTTCCATGGATTTCTATTGTATTAAACGAAGTTTTAATGATTATAAATGATTGTATAATGTTGGATTACTTTTTCTTAATATTTTAACTGTTGTTATAAATGGTTTGAATCGCTCaatattttgcaataatgCTAAACAGAAATACTCTCTTATTCGAATAAAAACGACCGCAGCGCTACTGCGCGTCAACATTTTTGTGGCAAAGCCGAGAAGCTTCAGGAGCGACGCAAAAGCTATAAAGCTATACGCAGTTTAGCACTCAAATCTTaaagtatacgtatataactACGTTTGCTTTTTGATAGaagatatatttatttatttgcgtAAAAAATTGTATCCAGTATCTCTgaaataatatacaatatattacaTGTATTTATTGCGATAATCCATCGTTTTATCTTATTGCGTATATTTTTGAAACGAACTGGAGATATATGTAAATCATGTCAAAAcatgaaaaacaaatttttttacttgcaACTCTGTTCTCTGGTTCAACctttagtttatttttcaacaaaatccATAAATAAATGGCGAATTCTAGATAACTGGGTCAAGGAAACAGGGTAGCGCAAGGGGTAAAGTTTGCGCAAAACTATGTCACAAAGGGTCGGTCAATATGGATTCGAGTAAATTCGAGAAAATGCAtggtatttttaaattctttacGGGTGATGAATTTCATTCAATAATATGAGTCAACTCGTGtgtaaattgtaaaaatattatcactattttattacgatgattaaacattaaaaacatCTTTAAATACATACAAAGatacaatatacatatacctgTAAACGCATCATAACTAAATCATATTTTACTTAACGAATTTCTAATTTGATGTGTATTAGTTAGGACTGTAATATATTACTCATAATAAAATCAAGCATCATTAATTAACGTTTTCCTAATAAAGTCCTCGTAGCGATTTCAAGCTCATTGGCAAGTCTACAAACGTTTGCTATCCCAAGAATATTTTTGTACAATCTCTGGCATAAATAAGAAGCACTTTGGTTACGACTCGTTTTACATAACGCCGCGTGAGTTTAcacttataaataaatattgctttcaataacaataaataatgcGTATGTCGCGTacaacaaaatataataccctcaacaataatataaaaatatacatatttttttagaagaaaatttttgaaatcgtCCAGTTATTcgattttcataataattttgttcgaaaaaaaaaaacaatttacaatattgatctgtattaaaaattttcgcgACTTCTGAAATAACAGAACCTAACGGCGAGAGTTCAGGGCGATATAATAAGCGCACGCGAGGATAAGCGCGAAGTTCCCGAGAGTTGTTGAGCTGGAAGAGACAGATGGCAAGGTTCCGTCTTCGCGCTTGCCGGCCTTTATGCTGCAAACGTCGCCGCATTGCTCGTCCTCGCAAATATCGCAGAGCGTCGTCATCTTTGGTTCGTAAAATACTCGCGCTCGCCTCGctgaataaaaagaaaagaaacgaTAAATTGATCACTTTATCGTGAAAAAGACTGTCTCACATTTATATTGAAATAACTTACATGAATCGTAGTAATCGTAAATTGATACAGGAACTGGCTTCTGCTTGGCTACTTTGTGCGTCCTATAAGCGGAAACGGTTGGACAGTATGACTTATCGTGGACCATCTGAAAGACAAATAATgtcatatttttgtaatatgaGCTTCTATTGCATAAGTTCTAGTCATTTAAAAGCGCACGAACCTTGTCAAAGTACAAAACGACCATCGTGTCGCCGTTTTTAGTTTCTACTCTCTTGACATTCTGCGACAACTCTAAACTTGGCAAAGCATCTTGATCAACGGTAAAACCTGATGGAAAGCTGACTTCCATAACAGCCATGTTGCTCTCATTAGCTTCTTTTGTTGGGATAAATctaatcaaaagaaaaaagttaattaactCACTTCAAaaatagtttaaataaatacgtTGCAAAATGTATCTAATCAGCTTACCCAGAACAGATCGAAAGTTGCAGGTGGTCATTGGTAGAAATCTTGTCGACCTGAGGATCTAAAGTGAAAAGTGGAAATGCTCCGGTTACATTGAGATTATAGCGAGACGCGACTTGCACAAGAGCGAAGCCAGTTCCGGTTGCAGTAATGTTGATCGCGCGTGTTCTACTGAGAAGCTgcagaaaaaattcaaattataattgTTTGAAATTACACTGGCGACTCAATGACGCTTGAAGGAAATCTCACCCACCAAGTGTTTTTGCACAATCATGAAGTTTCTAGAGTTAATGTTAATTTCCTTGGATTCTCCGACGTCAGTCGTTATCCTCACTTGTACGTCATACACATTCGTTCTTAATTTTTCGCCCAATTTCGCCAGAGCATACAATCCAACAACAGTATCCTGAATCAACACCAAgaacaattttaataaaaatggaattttgaaaaatttcgttaaaaacaaaataacaaaCCTGCGTAGAGGCAAATCCGCCCTCAGCGTTCCTCTGCTTAACAAGCCACTTCATGATAGCCGCAGCATCAGACAATTGATTCCTTCTGAGATATGCCAACAGCGCGTAGGAAGTCATCTCGACGTCGACCGTCCTCGAGAGCGAGAACCAGGGATTCTTCTTGTCATCCTCGGGTATCGGCTTGCTCCACCACTTCTGCTCGTCCTTGGTCGTGGCTTTGGAATCCAGTAGTCTGAAAGCCTCGTCCTCGTAGgcattccgcgctaagctcagAACGTACGTGCAGATGCTCAGAGCGTAGTTATCGTCGATGCCCTGCATGTTACGCACCACGTAGTCCACTCCCTTGTAAATCACGTTACGGTACCGACCCTCGATGTTCTGCAAGGagtatcattattttttggtGATGAGAATTTCGAAAAACCGTTACAGTGATAGTGAGGAATCGATTTTCAATGCTGCTCAAAGTAAACTATTTTCTTAATAACCGGTTTGTAGATATCTACATCACCCATCAATTTTTCTCCAAGTAAAGGTATGATAGCCACGAAAACATTTCCTAATTGCCCCGAGTTAATTGTATACTGCCTTAACGATACATCGTTTAAAGCGAGCCGCGCAGAGCCGAATGCacttataaaaaaacaattaagtATAACCGATACGGCTTATGGCGTGTACCTCGACTTCTAGAAACGCGCTGAGTACGTAAGCCGTTAGAGCGAGACCCTTGGCCGCTCCGCCTTGCATATCACGATGACTGACGGTTCCAACTTCCGGAAAACTTCCGTTAGGCGCTTGTTTTTCGGCAAGCCATTTCAGTGCGTCCGCAATAATTTTTTCCTCCACCGTGATGTACTtctcggcttgcttgaaagaTTTTGCGACGAACGCTGTGAGCCTGgtttgcaaaaaaatttaagtgGGTTAATGAATGATTCGATGCAATTAGCAGCGAAAAAGTAGCAAGTTTAGTCTCGACTAACCATGTGCTACCACTTGGATCGGTTTTTCCAAAAGCACTGAAGGATCCATCTGTATGCCTGTACGTCAATTCTTGTTGGTATCCAGTCTCGAGATAACGGATAGATTTACTCTCTATTGCTGGGGATAATTGATTTGTGTTCTGTAAATGGACAAATGGTTGATAACAAAACGTTCatcataatttataaaattacagtTTATGTGCGTACCTTTAAGTAATCTAAAATCACAATATTTGGCACAAAGTTAAGCATGTTTTGTTCACCGCATCCGAATGGCATTTTTATCAGTTTCGAGAGGTTGGGTATGCTTGGTCCCAAGATGTCACCTATAAAAAATGTCGCAATTGAATAGTTGCAACgatgcaaaaattaaaaaaaaatgtatgacctTTTCTTACCTACGGCCGACACCTCGACATATTCCGAATCCGAAACAAAGTGTTTCGGGATATCCACGGTAACGTTTGTCTTCATTGAATCTGTATCCCTCAGATCAACGAAAACTACTTTATTCCTGTACTGAGTCTCTCCTTCAGCCTGTTGAAATCCATTTAGGAAATTAAAAGCTGCTCTTATATGTCTcggtatattaaataaaagacTTATTTTTTACCTTGACaagaagaggatattcaaCGCTATCACCGGCCATTACGCTTGTTGCTTTAGCCTTAATCGTAATATGATTCAATTTCGTGGGAACAATCATGAAGGCAACACTTTCTGCTGAGTTGGCTTtaacgaatatttttttcgttCTGTACAGCTCCAAACCTGCAATTCGtaacgttttgaaaaataaattttttcagtGTTAATCATTAGTCCGCTTTACTTCACCGAGACGATACGTACGTTTGGTGTTGTCGTGAACTTCGTTAGATACTTCCGCGAACTCAAAGTCTCCATTATTTTCCAACACGACTTCGACGTTCAAGTCTTTGCTCATGTAGTTGAAGACAACGATTGGAATCGCGACGATTTCTCCTCGGATCACGGAATAAGGCAGATTCATTGACAGGAAGAAAGGCTTGAATACTCTCAGCTGGATAACGAAAAAGTTAGATTAATGGTTTCTCCGATTAAAATTGGTAGAAAAAAACATAGTTTCTGCGCTGCCTACCTTTCTGGGAGCTTCGATCAGACCCAGTCCAAAAGCAGGATCGACTGAAAAACCAGTCAGAACCCAAGACGTAATGGTATCCGGTACCGTTCTTCGGATCACAGTTTTTCCCTCGTACCTATTTAAATTGACGAATCATTATTGACATCGATGCGTAGAATCGAACCGATATACACCAATAAAGATGAACGTAAAAGAAGAATGTAGGAGAAAATTTGAGAAAGATACAATTTACATTAtctgtaatttttaaataagaaTTTAAAGTGCTACttataattacaaataaaaaagaagtgtTATCTTAACCATTgcaattatttgaaaaaattgtttcataATTAATGAGAATTGCTTTAATCGTTTGTAAtgagaaacaattttttagcTTATCTAAGAAAGTcttaatatatttacaaaaaattatactcATGTATAGATCAATGAAATAATCATGGAGCATGAACCCAATGATGTGTACACAAGCACTGATCTCGTGTGCgtgaaaatgtaacaaatatacacatatatattaacaaaaaataataaaattatctcTAAAATCCACGAATGCATACCCGTAACAATCAATtccaaaaatcaaaatttgtcCCTTTTTCGCGGGCATTTACACAGCAAGAAATAACAATCagcaataaaatataaataatacaagatTAATCAAAGAAGAAGAGATAATGCGTAAATACCCTGAAGACATGTTTGAAAAAAGCCAAGTGTCTGAGATGTCATGCATAAGGAAAACACGGGGCCTCCAGGGGAGGAGCGGCACGTAAGAGAAGGCGTAGCGACCTGCCCAAGCAGGCCTCGTTGCAAATCTGTGCTTCACGGGCGGACCGATGTCCGGCCTGAGTGTCGAGATCGAGATCCCCTGAGCCGGATTCTTTAACCTATCGCCTTCCTCCTCCGGATATGCTGCAACGACCAACTCCAATCCTTACCGACCTTGTCTCTCTCGATATACACTGTGTACGATTTCGCTATACTCgtctattttttaatcttttaattttcgaaaatagcGGCACGTACACGTTCTCTCGATAATGTACAGCTTAATCTTGTACTATATGCACAAATGACTCGACAGGATTGCCAAAGAAGGATTATGATTTATGAAGGCTTCCGTGTATCTACTTTGTCAGCCCTTGTGCTCGTAATGCTGTTGGAGTTATATACGTAAATGAGCAGCCTCAAGGTTGATTTATGGTTTAAAAACGCGCCTACTTGCACGCGGTGCAATGTGATaacttatttttaacaagCTTCTATCCTTTTTTGGCCATTTCAATGTAACAATACAATCTTTTGAACATTATTATTAGTACTTTTAAATACCACACAATCATCCGTTGTATTAACCAGTGAAATCAATATTTACAATAGCTGTTGGAATTAATCATTAATCGTTAATTAAGAGTTAACATACTACCAGCACCATCCTTTCGTTAAAAAATCTACTGGTGCTACCGCAACCAGAAGCCCGACAGCGTGCGTACATAAGCTCGGATGGAAAACCCATGAAATTTCATGATGAAAGATGACAAGAGCATAGAAGACGAGAGAATGAGTAAGGGGAAATTTAGATTTACCGCATGTCGACCGTCTCCCAGATCCAAGTTTCGGGGAAATTCTTGCGAACTTTCAGGGCTTCGGGGGAGTATGTGGCCGCACTCTCACTTACGGCGGCGGAAAACATCACTGAATCCAGACTATTTCGGTAGTATACTATGCAATATACAAGCCTTATTAATGAATGATCGAAGCCGTGACTGATGATTTACTTTGTTTTGCTAATTCTTGAaactcgattttttcataaacaTTACAACGGAGTCGAAAACTAAGGCTCTTGTATATTTTTTGAAGTATTATGTAAAGTGTTATTTTTGTCAGtcgtattttaatatttatcttAAATTATGTGATCAATGAAGGTATCCTTCACCTTAATCTGCAGAAATTCGCAGTCGTACGTTTATCTTTAAGTGATAATTCTTGTTACAATCTAGAATCTAATTGCAGTATACTCGAATCAGAAATGATGGTTGCTTGATGAATTTAGCATGAATAAGTAATATGTGATTTGCTGCATTAGTAGTCTAATATATGTTTGAATGCATTAAATTGATAGCAAGCGTTTTCGTATACGTACTCAGTTGAGGATTCTTGTGGACGTAGCCGTTGGTCAGGACGACGGTACCAGTTTTCTATCGtgaatattacattttatacGACAATTACGTATGCATTGTTTTCGTATACAAAGTTGTCAATACTTACGCGGAAAACTTCATCAGCATTCGCTGAGCCAGGTCTGATCCATGAATGCTCGTAATCTTCTTGGTCGTAGAAAGCCGCGTCATTCACGTCGTACGACATCAGCTCTTTGCGCACTTGATCGTAGGTGATGTCGTTGCCGGATTTCAGCAGAAGGGACCTCTGATCGACACCTAGAAGACCGACGTACGAGTTCGGCTTGGCGGTTATCGTCAAGTCGATGTTGTCTCCAGGTCCGACTTCATCCGATACCGGCTTAATGTCAACCTTTGGATGCAAAACAAAGGCTGTTCGCAAAATGCACCGTCACTCTGattgcataaaaataaataaaaatctacaTACAAAGTTTTGCAAGGTTCCCTCCAGTTCCACGTCCAAGGAGTCTGCGACCAATTCGCTGTCTTCCCTTACGTAGTAGACTACCACGTGAGCGATCGGAGCCATGACGTACGTAGCCAGAAATTTAAACGTCGCAGTGTAACGATCGGAGATTTGTATCGAGGCGGCGTTGAGCACATCGCCACGTCCAAGAATTTGGTAACTGAGATACTTCAGTGGGTGTGTTGAATTCACTTCGATTTCGACGTACTCGTTAACCTTGGGCTTGTCCGTACGAAGCATCGCTTGGATGTACGACTCGCTTCGAGACGTGGCCGGGTTGGTCGATGGGAACCATTCGTGAAGGTTCAGGTATTGCGCCTACGTTACATCGATTTTGTCAAAGCTAGCCTTTTTttagacaaaaataaataaaaaaccaagacGAATTACCTCTATCCTGAGAGGTCGGAAAATCTTGTCCGGCATTGACAGCGGCGGGTAAAAGTCCAGTTCGACCATGCCATTCTTGTCCAGCATCCTAGTAATGTTGTGCAAATCTTCGGAGTTGTAGGTGTAACCGTAGGATATATGCACAGGGTTCGTGTTATCGACCACAGGCGAGCCATCGTGATAAGTCACTTTCAACTGAAAAATGTGCGCGAGATGACAACGTTACACAATTAGAATAATCATCATCGCGAGCCGTAATCTCGCAACTAATAGTGATGGGGCGCGCAGACAATTTAGTTAACTGCGCAAGactaaaaacgtgaaatttaATTCCAAGGGAAAGAATATACTGAATAGGGACTCACAAAGGCGGTGTACTTGAGTCCGGGCTTATAATACTCGGCGGTTCTCAGTAGCTCCATCGTGTACTTGTGCTTATGAAGGGTTATTTGCATGGAGTTATTCTGTCTTCTTCCCGTGACGGCTTCCTCCACGGCGACCTCGATCACTACCGGCCGCTTGTAGTCGTCATCCTTTACCCTGTTTGtgaagaaaaaatgtaaaacacACCGGAAAAACGCTCTTACAGCAAGTAATAGGCCTTCGAGAGCTATTAAAATTATCTAATCTCGACGCATCAATTATAAGAAGCGCTTTTTCCTCGTCGATTACGTTATTTATACACGTACTTGAGATCGTTGGCGATGTCGAAGTCCACGGTGGTTTTGCCGTCGATGTTTACGGTCTTCCTTATGGGCGGCGAGTAGATCGGCTGCAGTACTCCCGAGTAAATGTCGGGGAAAGCGGTGATCGTGGCTTCGCCCTTTACCGGCTTTCCGTAAGTGTATCTGCGGGCAAATTCATCGTTCCATGATGAAATTTAATATGCGCGACTGCGCTTTCACTTTTTCttttcgatgaaaaaaaaaaaaaaaaaaaaaaaagaatcagtGACGCAAGCGTAATGCAAATGAGCTTGTATTACTTGGCGTGCACGAGCACGGTGATCTTTCCTTCCTTGAAGGTCGCGTGCGGGGGCGAGTCGATGGTCACCTCGAACTTGGGCAGAACGTATTCGGCCACTTGGATAGCCTTCTTGAAGGTCTGGCCGCCGATCTCGGCGACGATCTCCCAGTCGCCCAAAACCGGTGACTGGGACAGCTCCAGCTCGCCGTTGAATATGCCCTGATGCAACCGCGGCCGCTCCCATTGTTTTATTCTGTTGCCTTGGCCGTCCTGTGTGTGAATGTTTCATCGGAGATGAGAAATACCGATCGCGTTAGTTTCCATACTATTGTGAAgattgtatattatatacgctTCTACGTTACAGGTGTAAGCTTTTTTACGGAATCCAAGCCTATACTGCAGGGATTTCAACACACCTCTGTAGGATATGCATAAAGGCGGTGTTGCGCAACTCTGCGCGTATCTCTTCACGTGAATTAtttaaggaaaaaaataaaattacgccgcgagaaaaaaattaacacgCGGGAGCACAAAAGGGACAGCACAATGGCACCTACCGTAATGTAGATCTCGAGCTGCCGGTTGGCAGTGGGTCTGAGCCTGGAGTCGAGGACGATGCAACGGAACTGTAT
Coding sequences within it:
- the LOC100114862 gene encoding CD109 antigen isoform X3; translation: MQTHIARQNSVAKMDWSPWPLLLLFCGLTSGQSRYYSIVAPRVVRPNSEYHVAVSIVGVSEPTTTFVELSGQLDSGESFAVSENIIVEPYATRVLSLEIGDTGPGRYRLLARGISGYEFVNSTELDYAHKSYSVFVQTDRSVYKPGSKIQFRCIVLDSRLRPTANRQLEIYITDGQGNRIKQWERPRLHQGIFNGELELSQSPVLGDWEIVAEIGGQTFKKAIQVAEYVLPKFEVTIDSPPHATFKEGKITVLVHAKYTYGKPVKGEATITAFPDIYSGVLQPIYSPPIRKTVNIDGKTTVDFDIANDLKVKDDDYKRPVVIEVAVEEAVTGRRQNNSMQITLHKHKYTMELLRTAEYYKPGLKYTAFLKVTYHDGSPVVDNTNPVHISYGYTYNSEDLHNITRMLDKNGMVELDFYPPLSMPDKIFRPLRIEAQYLNLHEWFPSTNPATSRSESYIQAMLRTDKPKVNEYVEIEVNSTHPLKYLSYQILGRGDVLNAASIQISDRYTATFKFLATYVMAPIAHVVVYYVREDSELVADSLDVELEGTLQNFVDIKPVSDEVGPGDNIDLTITAKPNSYVGLLGVDQRSLLLKSGNDITYDQVRKELMSYDVNDAAFYDQEDYEHSWIRPGSANADEVFRKTGTVVLTNGYVHKNPQLIYYRNSLDSVMFSAAVSESAATYSPEALKVRKNFPETWIWETVDMRYEGKTVIRRTVPDTITSWVLTGFSVDPAFGLGLIEAPRKLRVFKPFFLSMNLPYSVIRGEIVAIPIVVFNYMSKDLNVEVVLENNGDFEFAEVSNEVHDNTKRLELYRTKKIFVKANSAESVAFMIVPTKLNHITIKAKATSVMAGDSVEYPLLVKAEGETQYRNKVVFVDLRDTDSMKTNVTVDIPKHFVSDSEYVEVSAVGDILGPSIPNLSKLIKMPFGCGEQNMLNFVPNIVILDYLKNTNQLSPAIESKSIRYLETGYQQELTYRHTDGSFSAFGKTDPSGSTWLTAFVAKSFKQAEKYITVEEKIIADALKWLAEKQAPNGSFPEVGTVSHRDMQGGAAKGLALTAYVLSAFLEVENIEGRYRNVIYKGVDYVVRNMQGIDDNYALSICTYVLSLARNAYEDEAFRLLDSKATTKDEQKWWSKPIPEDDKKNPWFSLSRTVDVEMTSYALLAYLRRNQLSDAAAIMKWLVKQRNAEGGFASTQDTVVGLYALAKLGEKLRTNVYDVQVRITTDVGESKEININSRNFMIVQKHLLLSRTRAINITATGTGFALVQVASRYNLNVTGAFPLFTLDPQVDKISTNDHLQLSICSGFIPTKEANESNMAVMEVSFPSGFTVDQDALPSLELSQNVKRVETKNGDTMVVLYFDKMVHDKSYCPTVSAYRTHKVAKQKPVPVSIYDYYDSSRRARVFYEPKMTTLCDICEDEQCGDVCSIKAGKREDGTLPSVSSSSTTLGNFALILACAYYIALNSRR
- the LOC100114862 gene encoding CD109 antigen isoform X2, whose product is MDWSPWPLLLLFCGLTSGQSRYYSIVAPRVVRPNSEYHVAVSIVGVSEPTTTFVELSGQLDSGESFAVSENIIVEPYATRVLSLEIGDTGPGRYRLLARGISGYEFVNSTELDYAHKSYSVFVQTDRSVYKPGSKIQFRCIVLDSRLRPTANRQLEIYITDGQGNRIKQWERPRLHQGIFNGELELSQSPVLGDWEIVAEIGGQTFKKAIQVAEYVLPKFEVTIDSPPHATFKEGKITVLVHAKYTYGKPVKGEATITAFPDIYSGVLQPIYSPPIRKTVNIDGKTTVDFDIANDLKVKDDDYKRPVVIEVAVEEAVTGRRQNNSMQITLHKHKYTMELLRTAEYYKPGLKYTAFLKVTYHDGSPVVDNTNPVHISYGYTYNSEDLHNITRMLDKNGMVELDFYPPLSMPDKIFRPLRIEAQYLNLHEWFPSTNPATSRSESYIQAMLRTDKPKVNEYVEIEVNSTHPLKYLSYQILGRGDVLNAASIQISDRYTATFKFLATYVMAPIAHVVVYYVREDSELVADSLDVELEGTLQNFVDIKPVSDEVGPGDNIDLTITAKPNSYVGLLGVDQRSLLLKSGNDITYDQVRKELMSYDVNDAAFYDQEDYEHSWIRPGSANADEVFRKTGTVVLTNGYVHKNPQLTYPEEEGDRLKNPAQGISISTLRPDIGPPVKHRFATRPAWAGRYAFSYVPLLPWRPRVFLMHDISDTWLFSNMSSGYEGKTVIRRTVPDTITSWVLTGFSVDPAFGLGLIEAPRKLRVFKPFFLSMNLPYSVIRGEIVAIPIVVFNYMSKDLNVEVVLENNGDFEFAEVSNEVHDNTKRLELYRTKKIFVKANSAESVAFMIVPTKLNHITIKAKATSVMAGDSVEYPLLVKAEGETQYRNKVVFVDLRDTDSMKTNVTVDIPKHFVSDSEYVEVSAVGDILGPSIPNLSKLIKMPFGCGEQNMLNFVPNIVILDYLKNTNQLSPAIESKSIRYLETGYQQELTYRHTDGSFSAFGKTDPSGSTWLTAFVAKSFKQAEKYITVEEKIIADALKWLAEKQAPNGSFPEVGTVSHRDMQGGAAKGLALTAYVLSAFLEVENIEGRYRNVIYKGVDYVVRNMQGIDDNYALSICTYVLSLARNAYEDEAFRLLDSKATTKDEQKWWSKPIPEDDKKNPWFSLSRTVDVEMTSYALLAYLRRNQLSDAAAIMKWLVKQRNAEGGFASTQDTVVGLYALAKLGEKLRTNVYDVQVRITTDVGESKEININSRNFMIVQKHLLLSRTRAINITATGTGFALVQVASRYNLNVTGAFPLFTLDPQVDKISTNDHLQLSICSGFIPTKEANESNMAVMEVSFPSGFTVDQDALPSLELSQNVKRVETKNGDTMVVLYFDKMVHDKSYCPTVSAYRTHKVAKQKPVPVSIYDYYDSSRRARVFYEPKMTTLCDICEDEQCGDVCSIKAGKREDGTLPSVSSSSTTLGNFALILACAYYIALNSRR